The following coding sequences are from one Thermoanaerobaculum aquaticum window:
- the cas2 gene encoding CRISPR-associated endonuclease Cas2: MHVLVAYDVVDDRRRVRLAQRLTELLHRVQKSVFQGEVDARTLEQIYERIHQETNLSEDSVLVLRLCGHCLASIDYLGVAKHFAGGSNEDEVI, translated from the coding sequence ATGCACGTTCTCGTGGCTTACGACGTGGTGGACGATCGGCGGCGGGTGCGGCTTGCCCAGAGGCTTACCGAACTCTTGCACCGCGTCCAAAAGTCGGTATTCCAGGGCGAGGTAGACGCTCGAACCCTCGAGCAAATTTACGAGCGCATTCATCAGGAGACAAACCTCAGCGAGGATAGCGTCTTGGTGCTTCGCCTCTGCGGGCACTGCTTGGCCAGCATAGACTACCTGGGGGTTGCGAAGCACTTTGCCGGAGGTTCCAATGAAGATGAGGTCATTTAA
- the cas1 gene encoding CRISPR-associated endonuclease Cas1, with protein sequence MSKIVAITETGHEIHQKGEVLELRRAGKLARTLKLAELEQLWLFGQVEITHAALMALLERGVDVVLLTKGGSFRGRLLGRASRHVELRACQYRNLSRPEFSLEIAKNIVEAKIKNQRHLALRAQATLGDESLSEALGELRVLANQVPQVATREELLGLEGSAARVYFGIFGKLIKNPLFSFSQRTRRPPRDPVNACLSFGYVMLTTLVEGEVAAAGLDPMLGAFHQPEYGRPSLALDIVEEFRALIVDAVTIRLINRRQLVPADFGSPSEALGQDQLIADADDSGAVYLLERGRKIFIREFLARLREEVFDPREGIHTDWRGIIRGQVYRFARAIKGEGPYVAFVQR encoded by the coding sequence ATGAGTAAGATCGTTGCCATTACCGAAACCGGCCACGAAATTCACCAGAAAGGCGAAGTCTTGGAACTGCGGCGGGCAGGCAAGCTTGCTCGCACACTCAAGCTTGCCGAGTTGGAGCAGCTTTGGCTTTTTGGTCAGGTGGAAATAACCCATGCCGCGCTCATGGCGCTTCTTGAACGCGGCGTGGACGTGGTCCTTCTTACCAAAGGCGGCTCCTTCCGGGGAAGGCTTTTAGGGCGTGCTTCCCGCCATGTGGAGTTGCGGGCCTGTCAGTACCGGAACTTATCCCGCCCCGAATTTTCCCTGGAAATTGCCAAAAACATCGTCGAGGCCAAAATTAAAAACCAGCGCCATTTGGCCCTTCGTGCGCAAGCCACCCTGGGGGATGAATCCCTGAGCGAAGCGCTGGGGGAGCTGCGTGTCCTGGCCAACCAGGTGCCGCAGGTGGCCACCCGAGAAGAGCTCCTGGGCCTTGAAGGATCGGCGGCAAGGGTTTACTTCGGCATTTTCGGCAAGCTCATCAAGAATCCGTTGTTTAGCTTTTCGCAGCGCACCAGGCGACCCCCCCGTGACCCCGTCAACGCTTGCCTTTCTTTCGGGTACGTGATGCTCACCACCTTGGTGGAGGGGGAAGTGGCGGCTGCCGGCCTCGATCCTATGTTGGGTGCATTTCATCAGCCGGAGTACGGCCGGCCCTCCTTGGCCCTGGACATTGTCGAGGAGTTCCGGGCGCTCATCGTGGATGCTGTGACCATCCGCCTCATCAACCGGCGGCAACTCGTTCCCGCGGATTTTGGTTCCCCTTCCGAAGCTTTGGGGCAAGACCAGCTCATTGCTGATGCAGATGATAGCGGCGCTGTCTACCTGCTTGAACGCGGTCGGAAGATCTTCATCCGTGAGTTCCTGGCGCGGTTGCGGGAGGAAGTTTTTGACCCGCGGGAGGGAATCCATACCGACTGGCGGGGCATCATTCGCGGTCAGGTTTATCGTTTTGCCCGCGCCATTAAGGGCGAAGGGCCGTACGTAGCCTTTGTACAACGGTGA
- a CDS encoding CRISPR-associated primase-polymerase type A1: MFEELTEIRNLAAQGDLEQARALFRSRAESRVQVRGGHREWALAAEELGLFGLAEREFNLALRDDPGDVVALQHLVEFAEEKGAVERAVNLLVRLFELAPSAETALRLYTLYQEMGAEPKALELAEKCRALGIPLPRTKKFEEPAVSEEPVIPQDADLFRFLALFGGREDVYARQWFSPSKGEGGYSPVRQPLTPRELRAHLLGEVTLGVYPIRLDGTCLFAALDVDVQKSALEEARRSQALATLLKSELQELTAKIEQRLKEAGLTPIVEDSGYKGRHFWFPLAAPEHASTLVALGRAVIALVQPLLGEHFACEWFPKASRPGTKGLGNLIKLPLGIHRRTGRRSCFLDSQGAPIKKPFEYLRSVPLLTRETILAVLDRHRLATQSEDAAELPVPEEVKEKDSPPAPAPAPPWTAHDFETSPVFRQLLGGCAVLRTLTQKAIEERRLSYDEAIIIAHTFGHLPSGVNAANYLFSLVGTVPQHLRLKSPLRGNPVSCVKIRARIPAVTSRLPCNCVFTQTQDLYPTPLLHVQPEAQSPPGPPPSGELEALVRRLLGLEARMAALARDSAELRRAIVERLRLETQPFVEVAGVTLRLETKDGVDHLVIEKAPTHE; encoded by the coding sequence ATGTTCGAAGAGCTCACTGAAATTCGAAACCTGGCTGCCCAGGGGGACCTGGAACAGGCCAGGGCGCTCTTTCGCAGCCGTGCCGAGTCTCGCGTTCAGGTGCGGGGTGGTCACCGGGAATGGGCGCTGGCGGCGGAAGAGTTGGGCCTTTTCGGCCTTGCCGAGCGGGAATTCAACTTGGCGCTCCGGGATGACCCCGGCGATGTGGTGGCGCTTCAACATTTGGTGGAGTTTGCTGAAGAAAAAGGGGCGGTGGAGAGGGCCGTCAACCTCCTGGTCAGGCTCTTCGAGCTTGCACCCTCAGCCGAAACCGCACTGCGCCTTTACACCCTCTACCAGGAAATGGGCGCCGAACCAAAAGCGTTGGAGCTTGCCGAAAAGTGCCGAGCCTTGGGCATCCCTTTGCCCCGGACCAAAAAGTTTGAAGAACCGGCAGTCTCCGAAGAACCCGTCATCCCCCAGGACGCCGACCTGTTTCGTTTCTTGGCGCTCTTTGGAGGGCGTGAAGACGTTTACGCCCGCCAGTGGTTTTCCCCCAGCAAAGGTGAGGGAGGCTACTCCCCGGTACGCCAGCCCCTCACCCCCCGGGAGCTGCGCGCCCATTTGCTCGGCGAGGTTACCCTCGGCGTGTACCCCATCCGCCTCGATGGCACCTGCCTTTTTGCCGCGCTGGACGTGGACGTTCAAAAATCCGCGTTGGAAGAAGCACGCCGCAGCCAGGCGCTGGCTACCCTTCTTAAAAGCGAGTTGCAGGAGCTCACCGCTAAGATTGAACAGCGTCTTAAGGAAGCCGGGCTTACCCCCATCGTCGAGGACTCCGGTTACAAAGGCCGGCACTTCTGGTTTCCGCTTGCTGCCCCGGAGCATGCATCAACCTTAGTGGCCCTGGGGAGAGCGGTGATTGCTTTAGTCCAACCACTTTTAGGCGAGCATTTTGCCTGTGAGTGGTTTCCCAAGGCTTCCCGTCCCGGGACCAAAGGTTTGGGCAACTTGATCAAATTGCCCTTGGGAATTCACCGTCGTACCGGTCGGCGATCCTGTTTCCTCGACTCCCAGGGCGCCCCCATAAAGAAGCCGTTCGAATACCTGCGCTCGGTTCCCTTGCTCACCCGGGAGACCATCCTGGCGGTTTTGGATCGGCACCGGCTGGCCACCCAATCCGAAGATGCCGCCGAACTTCCAGTGCCCGAGGAGGTTAAAGAGAAAGACAGTCCGCCCGCTCCTGCACCTGCACCCCCATGGACCGCTCACGACTTTGAAACCTCGCCGGTCTTTCGCCAGCTCCTGGGCGGTTGCGCGGTTTTGCGTACGCTGACCCAAAAAGCCATTGAAGAACGGCGCCTGAGCTATGACGAAGCCATCATCATTGCTCACACCTTTGGCCACCTTCCCTCCGGGGTCAACGCGGCCAATTACCTCTTTTCGTTGGTCGGTACTGTGCCCCAGCACCTCCGCTTAAAATCCCCGCTCAGGGGTAACCCCGTCTCTTGCGTTAAGATTCGCGCACGCATTCCGGCGGTGACCTCCCGGCTTCCGTGTAACTGCGTGTTTACCCAAACCCAGGACCTCTATCCCACCCCTTTGCTTCACGTGCAGCCGGAGGCCCAGTCCCCACCAGGTCCACCGCCTTCGGGCGAACTTGAGGCCTTGGTGCGCCGTCTCTTAGGCCTCGAGGCGCGCATGGCTGCCTTGGCTCGGGACAGTGCAGAGCTGCGGCGGGCCATTGTCGAACGCTTGCGGTTGGAAACCCAGCCGTTCGTGGAGGTGGCGGGAGTCACGCTGCGTCTGGAAACCAAGGACGGTGTGGACCATTTGGTCATCGAAAAAGCGCCCACCCATGAGTAA
- a CDS encoding TM1812 family CRISPR-associated protein, whose translation MPRQAINLGERGPHLLLVNLGLGQDKRGPLGYAETTYLMPDGSRYPTSLAGFALWKWLDATGRSPVAVVFACTESAWNQKQEALRKHAAELGLEPSKISPPVILGLPQTLEDVWAMIEPMESRLRAYHDAAGPVLHLDLTHAFRAIPLAHLLIALYFQERGLATVGVCGYGVFQEGQAETPYIDLSHLLHLARWAQAVRSFRERFDTTGLAGLLEQYEREARHAAVQSGMIPPPEVRRLISAARLAGPYFAAGLPLELGVHVGQTLGQTTRESLEKAATKLVAAQQSLVLELFDALHPLTPGQVAKKSAKASLVLDKQELARQMRLLKLWLQAGLPERALLVLREVVINRLLLAANPESWLEHGIREQAETVLNDVFRPEEPPLPSSPELKVLRSLWREITNRRNPLAHAGMCKSEVDVGQLSEAVEELVEKLEALLELDEPWQELARQLSTSGEGKA comes from the coding sequence ATGCCAAGGCAAGCCATCAACCTCGGTGAACGGGGCCCGCACCTTTTGCTGGTCAACCTTGGGCTGGGGCAGGACAAAAGAGGCCCCCTGGGTTACGCCGAAACCACCTACCTCATGCCCGATGGCTCCAGGTACCCCACGTCCCTTGCTGGCTTTGCCCTCTGGAAGTGGCTGGACGCCACAGGGCGCTCACCGGTGGCGGTGGTGTTCGCCTGCACCGAAAGCGCCTGGAACCAAAAGCAGGAAGCCCTCAGAAAGCACGCCGCTGAGCTGGGGCTTGAGCCTTCTAAGATCTCGCCGCCGGTGATCTTGGGTCTTCCACAAACGCTGGAGGACGTGTGGGCCATGATTGAACCCATGGAAAGCCGCTTGAGGGCGTATCACGATGCTGCAGGCCCGGTCCTCCACTTGGACCTCACCCACGCTTTCCGGGCCATCCCCCTGGCCCATTTGCTCATTGCTTTGTACTTTCAGGAACGGGGCTTGGCCACCGTGGGTGTGTGCGGCTACGGGGTCTTCCAGGAGGGCCAGGCCGAAACCCCCTACATTGACCTTTCCCACCTCCTGCACCTGGCGCGCTGGGCGCAGGCCGTCCGTTCCTTCCGGGAAAGGTTCGACACCACCGGTCTTGCTGGTTTGCTAGAGCAGTACGAAAGGGAAGCACGCCACGCGGCTGTACAGAGCGGGATGATCCCGCCTCCCGAGGTGCGACGGCTCATCAGCGCGGCGCGCTTGGCAGGCCCTTATTTTGCCGCCGGATTGCCCCTGGAGCTGGGCGTTCACGTGGGCCAAACGCTGGGTCAAACCACAAGGGAAAGCCTGGAAAAAGCAGCAACGAAGCTGGTGGCCGCGCAGCAGAGCCTGGTCTTGGAGCTGTTTGATGCTTTGCATCCGCTAACCCCCGGGCAGGTCGCTAAAAAATCGGCGAAGGCCTCCTTGGTTTTGGACAAGCAGGAACTCGCCCGCCAGATGCGGTTGCTGAAGCTTTGGTTACAGGCTGGTTTGCCCGAAAGGGCGTTGCTGGTACTCCGGGAGGTGGTCATTAACCGCCTTTTGCTTGCCGCGAATCCCGAAAGCTGGCTTGAGCACGGGATTCGGGAACAGGCGGAAACCGTACTGAACGACGTCTTCCGCCCCGAAGAACCTCCTCTTCCCTCAAGCCCTGAACTTAAAGTCCTGCGCTCATTGTGGCGCGAAATCACCAACCGCCGAAACCCTTTGGCCCATGCCGGCATGTGTAAAAGCGAGGTGGATGTGGGGCAGCTTTCAGAGGCCGTAGAGGAGCTTGTGGAAAAGCTGGAGGCTCTGCTGGAGCTGGACGAGCCTTGGCAAGAGCTGGCACGCCAGCTGAGCACCAGCGGGGAGGGCAAAGCGTGA
- a CDS encoding CRISPR-associated ring nuclease produces MRILLCSVGTSWAVVPEAMQLLGSQGFDEVHVLTTASSKISPGVEQLLRYFEMHPGPRFSISRVQDFEDLRSEQDHMLFEEVLWRWLLQRAPQAAHRYICLAGGYKTISAAMQRAAALFGACEVFHVLCEPRFGPQGNREASTLEEVEQAIATNALRFVRLGPEPGWPQLRLLSAPSFPLESTLQGPVHWVRASDMRLRQHVEGVLERSRHILAAWEGISELPIPALAAWPPSHLRWLHEPLDPVQDKAWVQALPKVELHCHLGGFATHGELLHKVRQEAANPESLPPVRAIPLPPGWPIPEEPIGLERYMRLGDNNGSALLKDPGCLRAQCRLLYEALLADHVAYAEIRCSPANYASASRSPWVVLQEIRNHFQQAMEETPEDRRCHVNLLLTATREEGGDRSRIARHLALAITAAEHWKNGCRVVGVDLAGFEDRTTRAAMFATDFEPVHRVGLAVTVHAGENDDVEGIWQAVFKLSARRLGHALHLSRSPDLLRVVAERGIAVELCPYANLQIKGFPLDEEQEGSETYPLRGYLAAGVAVTLNTDNLGISQASLTDNLLLTARLCPGITRLEVLKTQVFAAQAAFANQAERKALWARLAQVPVPTDTEQKNGNDAKASHQPR; encoded by the coding sequence ATGCGCATCCTTCTTTGTTCGGTGGGGACATCGTGGGCGGTGGTGCCGGAGGCCATGCAGCTTTTAGGCTCCCAGGGGTTTGATGAGGTGCATGTGCTGACCACCGCGAGCTCCAAAATATCGCCGGGTGTGGAGCAGCTGCTTCGCTATTTCGAAATGCATCCGGGCCCCCGCTTTTCCATTTCGCGGGTTCAGGACTTTGAAGACCTGCGAAGCGAGCAGGACCACATGCTCTTTGAGGAAGTCCTGTGGCGGTGGCTCTTGCAGCGGGCTCCCCAGGCAGCCCACCGTTACATATGCCTTGCCGGTGGCTACAAGACCATTTCCGCCGCCATGCAGCGAGCTGCAGCGCTTTTCGGGGCTTGTGAGGTTTTCCACGTGCTTTGTGAGCCGCGCTTTGGCCCCCAGGGCAACCGTGAGGCTTCCACCCTCGAGGAGGTGGAACAGGCCATCGCCACCAACGCTTTGCGCTTTGTCCGGCTGGGGCCTGAACCCGGTTGGCCGCAATTGCGCCTGCTCTCCGCGCCCTCGTTTCCGTTGGAAAGCACGCTCCAAGGGCCCGTGCATTGGGTGCGGGCAAGCGACATGCGTTTGCGGCAGCACGTGGAGGGCGTACTGGAGCGATCGCGCCACATCCTCGCCGCCTGGGAGGGGATTTCCGAGTTGCCCATCCCCGCTTTGGCCGCCTGGCCACCCTCCCACCTCCGCTGGCTCCACGAGCCCCTGGACCCGGTGCAGGATAAGGCCTGGGTGCAAGCCCTTCCGAAGGTGGAGCTTCACTGCCACCTGGGTGGCTTTGCCACCCATGGAGAACTTCTCCACAAGGTAAGGCAGGAGGCCGCCAACCCTGAGAGCTTGCCCCCTGTCCGCGCCATTCCCCTGCCACCGGGCTGGCCAATTCCGGAAGAACCCATTGGCCTTGAGCGCTACATGCGCCTGGGGGACAACAACGGATCGGCGCTCCTCAAAGACCCGGGCTGTTTGCGAGCTCAGTGCCGCCTGCTTTATGAGGCATTGCTGGCGGACCATGTGGCCTACGCGGAAATTCGCTGCTCTCCTGCCAATTACGCCAGCGCCTCCCGCTCGCCGTGGGTGGTCCTCCAGGAAATCCGCAACCACTTCCAGCAAGCCATGGAAGAGACGCCGGAAGACCGCCGTTGCCACGTCAACCTCCTGCTTACCGCCACCCGGGAAGAAGGGGGAGACCGGTCCCGCATTGCTAGACACCTGGCTCTGGCCATTACCGCTGCCGAGCACTGGAAGAACGGCTGTCGCGTGGTGGGCGTGGACCTGGCCGGCTTTGAGGATCGCACCACCCGGGCGGCGATGTTTGCCACGGACTTCGAGCCGGTGCATCGGGTGGGTTTGGCGGTGACCGTTCACGCCGGGGAAAACGACGATGTGGAGGGCATTTGGCAAGCGGTTTTCAAGCTCAGCGCCCGCCGTCTTGGGCATGCTCTGCACCTTTCCCGTTCCCCGGACCTCTTGCGCGTGGTGGCGGAGCGGGGCATTGCGGTGGAGCTTTGCCCCTACGCCAACCTGCAAATTAAAGGCTTTCCTCTGGATGAAGAACAGGAGGGGAGCGAGACCTACCCCTTGCGGGGATACTTGGCCGCGGGGGTCGCGGTCACGCTTAACACCGACAACCTGGGCATCTCCCAGGCCAGCTTGACGGACAACCTGCTTCTCACCGCGCGGCTGTGTCCGGGCATCACCCGCCTGGAGGTGCTTAAAACTCAGGTTTTCGCAGCGCAGGCGGCCTTTGCCAACCAGGCCGAGCGCAAGGCCCTTTGGGCGCGGCTGGCGCAGGTGCCCGTGCCCACGGACACGGAGCAAAAAAATGGAAACGATGCCAAGGCAAGCCATCAACCTCGGTGA
- the cmr1 gene encoding type III-B CRISPR module RAMP protein Cmr1 gives MRHAQIVFELATPAFVSTADQNAAELGPQTIKGLLRWWWRALPENANLTVDKLKEEEASIFGFAAKEIRVRSNVAVTLKCERSTFRDQGQRPYASGLKVKSGKFEVDALEYLAYGPVATVSRKEKDNDGRAYNPKFNDEQTGRAKTGLLLKRPALEPGSRFVLGLSWRSGSLGKKQEQGLVRAVAAWLELGGIGSRSRKGWGSVCFRDGEMPDELTKVFDEARRELRAMDTQPTAAVSPTPWPSLASFRLIGKVTGSDWKETLGRLGEKYKALKPSSRSDAAAPRRASSIILKVRPQESESQIIEGVLGVFICNSSETSKGQKEWNCFFQSLRWV, from the coding sequence ATGAGGCATGCCCAAATTGTTTTTGAGTTGGCAACTCCCGCCTTTGTGAGCACTGCGGATCAAAACGCAGCTGAGCTCGGGCCACAAACTATCAAGGGCCTTCTCCGTTGGTGGTGGCGGGCTCTCCCCGAAAATGCGAATTTAACTGTCGACAAACTAAAAGAGGAGGAGGCCTCCATTTTTGGCTTTGCCGCAAAGGAGATCAGAGTTCGTTCGAACGTGGCAGTTACTCTGAAGTGTGAACGCTCCACGTTCAGGGATCAGGGTCAGCGCCCGTATGCAAGCGGTTTGAAAGTTAAGTCCGGTAAGTTCGAAGTTGATGCCCTGGAATATCTCGCGTACGGGCCGGTAGCCACTGTGAGCAGGAAGGAAAAGGACAACGACGGACGGGCATACAACCCCAAATTCAACGATGAGCAAACTGGGAGGGCAAAGACAGGCTTGTTGCTCAAAAGGCCTGCCCTCGAACCCGGTTCACGGTTCGTTCTGGGGCTCTCCTGGCGTTCGGGATCTTTAGGCAAAAAACAAGAGCAAGGCCTTGTCCGCGCCGTTGCAGCGTGGTTAGAATTAGGTGGCATTGGTTCCCGATCTCGTAAAGGATGGGGCAGTGTGTGTTTCAGAGATGGAGAGATGCCGGACGAGCTCACGAAGGTGTTCGACGAGGCTCGACGAGAATTGCGGGCGATGGATACACAGCCGACGGCAGCTGTTAGTCCTACACCGTGGCCCTCTCTCGCGAGTTTCCGTTTGATCGGAAAGGTGACAGGATCGGACTGGAAGGAAACGCTTGGCCGGTTGGGGGAAAAATACAAAGCTTTGAAGCCGTCGTCTCGAAGTGACGCTGCAGCCCCCCGACGAGCCTCTTCCATAATCTTGAAAGTGCGGCCTCAGGAAAGCGAAAGCCAGATAATAGAAGGGGTTCTTGGAGTCTTCATCTGTAATTCCAGTGAAACATCGAAAGGGCAAAAGGAGTGGAATTGCTTCTTCCAGTCCTTGCGCTGGGTGTGA
- the cmr6 gene encoding type III-B CRISPR module RAMP protein Cmr6, translated as MKKRDILHVCCVTASPFTTGLGYEHPLENGFAFLDPYGIPYLPGSGVKGSVRRAAEELALFESDSHGWAIPTVWWLFGFDENSAYFAKRKEREAGTIGEERQRWQEAYRTRLTSLSDQDALLFKEFCAMLTALKLPREKIERALTQNSERSVIRQLHVKGALHFFDVVPYCADGLKVDIMNPHYGHYYQKNQVPGDWGDPVPIFFLTLPAGTTFNFFVGFQPPTTWPQAIRSHFLEKVDGEPRWKRLVVEALTFAWEWQGFGAKTSIGYGRFLLADGKKEAQPGPFANGDRYNQEQQGVVNSKLAPVAARLARGGPFSRQDVESVANEISKNYRAEEAAALAKQLWELVKDSEFFARLLKANPIFKDLLRKGGISV; from the coding sequence TTGAAGAAAAGGGATATCTTGCATGTGTGCTGTGTGACTGCGTCGCCTTTTACCACCGGATTGGGTTACGAGCACCCCTTAGAAAACGGCTTTGCTTTCCTCGACCCGTATGGCATTCCCTACCTCCCCGGTAGCGGGGTGAAAGGCTCTGTCAGGCGCGCCGCGGAGGAGCTGGCGCTTTTTGAGTCAGACAGCCACGGCTGGGCGATTCCTACCGTCTGGTGGCTTTTCGGGTTCGATGAGAATTCGGCGTACTTTGCAAAACGCAAAGAGAGAGAGGCGGGAACAATTGGGGAAGAAAGACAACGTTGGCAAGAGGCCTATAGAACCCGTCTCACTTCTCTAAGTGACCAGGATGCGCTGCTTTTTAAGGAATTCTGTGCTATGCTCACAGCCCTGAAACTTCCCCGGGAAAAGATTGAAAGGGCTCTTACTCAGAACTCAGAGCGCAGCGTAATTAGGCAACTCCACGTTAAAGGTGCCCTTCATTTTTTTGACGTAGTGCCTTATTGCGCGGACGGCCTAAAGGTTGACATCATGAACCCGCATTACGGGCATTACTATCAAAAGAACCAGGTCCCAGGAGATTGGGGTGACCCTGTTCCCATTTTTTTCCTCACACTGCCTGCTGGGACGACGTTCAACTTTTTTGTTGGGTTTCAGCCCCCGACTACCTGGCCCCAAGCAATCCGAAGCCACTTCCTGGAGAAGGTAGATGGGGAACCACGATGGAAGCGGCTCGTGGTTGAAGCGCTTACCTTTGCCTGGGAGTGGCAGGGCTTTGGCGCTAAAACCTCCATCGGCTATGGGCGTTTTTTGCTGGCCGATGGCAAAAAAGAAGCTCAACCTGGTCCTTTCGCGAACGGAGACCGTTACAACCAAGAACAACAGGGCGTTGTCAATTCGAAACTGGCACCGGTTGCGGCAAGACTAGCGAGAGGTGGTCCCTTCTCACGTCAGGACGTTGAGTCCGTGGCAAACGAAATCTCCAAAAACTATCGGGCAGAGGAGGCGGCTGCGCTAGCAAAGCAGCTTTGGGAATTGGTCAAAGACAGTGAGTTCTTTGCTAGGTTGCTCAAAGCGAACCCTATTTTTAAGGACCTCCTCAGAAAAGGGGGAATAAGCGTATGA
- the cmr5 gene encoding type III-B CRISPR module-associated protein Cmr5: protein MTQSLEQERAAFAWKVVKGQSTDYVNLAKAAPAFVMGNGLMQTLAFLKSKGEEGHHAILLQHVLAWLSARNLVTKNSFSEAMDELANMSSEQYLSATEEALAILKWIRQLAAAQAKDRSE from the coding sequence ATGACCCAGAGCTTAGAGCAAGAACGGGCTGCATTTGCTTGGAAGGTGGTTAAGGGCCAGTCCACTGACTACGTTAATTTAGCTAAAGCAGCACCGGCATTCGTCATGGGTAACGGGCTAATGCAAACCCTGGCTTTTCTTAAATCCAAGGGCGAAGAAGGCCATCACGCTATTCTTTTGCAGCATGTGCTCGCTTGGCTTTCTGCGCGAAACCTGGTGACAAAAAACTCTTTCTCAGAAGCCATGGATGAGCTGGCGAATATGAGCTCGGAGCAGTACCTATCAGCCACCGAAGAGGCCTTGGCTATTTTGAAGTGGATTCGCCAACTGGCAGCCGCACAGGCAAAAGATCGGAGTGAGTAG
- the cmr4 gene encoding type III-B CRISPR module RAMP protein Cmr4 gives MFEKRALMFLYAISPVHMGAGQAIGVVDNPIQRERHTNHPIFAGSGLKGALRDVFQAKEGDELTGRIFGPEASASDHAGAVSFSDAGVVLFPVRSLRESYAYVTSPTALARLRRAAQLCELDLDWQVPEVSNDSQCLVTSSQSKLLFGSGGQGAGQSLVLETFEFQVEADDEVAKVAAWLANRAILSEDGFHYFREKLKKDLVVLSDTRFKYYVENGTIVEPHVRINDESGTADDGGLFYTENVPPEALFVSLVLASRERVKKGAEEDQLLTSSEVLKALVETLHGEVVQIGGDATTGRGLVALSVVSKS, from the coding sequence ATGTTTGAAAAGCGCGCTTTGATGTTCCTTTACGCCATAAGCCCGGTCCACATGGGCGCCGGGCAAGCCATCGGGGTCGTGGATAACCCCATTCAACGAGAAAGACATACGAACCACCCCATCTTTGCAGGCTCGGGGCTTAAGGGGGCGCTGCGAGACGTTTTTCAAGCCAAAGAAGGTGACGAACTGACGGGAAGAATTTTTGGCCCTGAGGCCAGCGCCTCCGACCACGCGGGAGCCGTCTCTTTTTCTGATGCCGGGGTTGTGCTCTTTCCAGTGCGTTCTTTGCGCGAGTCGTATGCATACGTAACCTCTCCAACTGCTTTAGCCCGGCTAAGACGTGCTGCCCAACTGTGTGAGCTCGACCTTGATTGGCAGGTGCCAGAGGTCTCCAACGATTCTCAGTGTTTGGTCACCTCGTCACAATCCAAGTTGCTATTCGGGAGCGGCGGGCAGGGCGCCGGCCAAAGCCTGGTTCTTGAAACATTTGAGTTTCAAGTGGAAGCCGACGACGAAGTGGCAAAAGTTGCCGCCTGGCTTGCCAACCGCGCCATCTTGAGTGAAGACGGCTTTCACTACTTCAGGGAAAAGTTGAAGAAGGACTTGGTCGTCCTTTCCGATACCCGATTTAAATATTACGTAGAAAACGGAACAATTGTCGAGCCGCACGTACGAATCAACGACGAGTCGGGCACTGCCGATGATGGCGGGCTTTTCTACACGGAGAACGTTCCTCCCGAGGCCTTATTTGTTTCCCTCGTGTTGGCTTCGCGGGAACGAGTGAAAAAAGGAGCAGAGGAGGATCAATTATTGACGAGCTCAGAGGTTCTCAAAGCCCTTGTGGAGACGCTTCACGGCGAGGTGGTGCAAATTGGGGGGGATGCCACCACTGGCCGGGGCTTGGTGGCACTAAGTGTGGTGTCAAAGTCGTGA